In Oryza sativa Japonica Group chromosome 2, ASM3414082v1, the following are encoded in one genomic region:
- the LOC107278342 gene encoding putative disease resistance protein RGA1 isoform X4 → MVLSMHDLMHDLARCVMGDELLLMDNGKEYNSGEGNCRYALLINCVGQTKFSYSSTKLRAMRFFNCDGIQLPLFTKSLRVLDISKCSCGKLPSSIGKLKQLKFLSATGMQHKTIPKHVMKLSKLIYLNINGSLNISTLPTSVNKLRCLLHLDLSGCSNLCSLPNSFGDLTNLLHLNLANCYDLHSLPKSFHRLGELQYLNLSRCLSLNLMVDINAVCCLTKLQYLNLSRCSSLIHLPETIRGLKDLHTLDISGCQWIEIFPKSICEITSLKFLLIQGCSPWLEKRVRESQFKNDMLALPKFIVQRAAFGMCSNISRLQSVHPAELEIECLENVTSIGEVDVVNLTYKSALSKLALAWTPAAERFVEDEDLLRKLQPPDTLKVLQIQGYMATSFASWMMNLASRLPYLVRIEMVDLPRCEYLPPFGQLQHLELLILRRILSLRKLGGEICGGNGAFRKLREFTLVKMDNLNEWITKVSANGEFMFPSLHKLEISQCPILRLNPCLPRALEWRIEASDQIIADFYHTGSSSSLVLSKMHIRSCRLLPNDWKLLQFLPDLQVLELTHCWFYELPKSIGYLTTLRSLRIDGCDSMTKLSKWLVSLSLLHELIITGCLNLVYLPAFVQKLSALEKLEINDNDALQRWCRNSDSWISENGIKNKIYFDGKLMSTKKQEDTADIDRTDVRDYRNPCDEDEYVDCFAMLELGESSRMGR, encoded by the exons ATGGTACTCAGCATGCATGATTTGATGCATGATCTTGCTAGATGTGTTATGGGTGATGAGCTACTTCTAATGGATAATGGAAAGGAATACAACTCTGGAGAAGGCAATTGTCGGTATGCATTACTAATCAATTGTGTCGGGCAAACAAAGTTCTCCTATTCATCTACTAAATTAAGAGCTATGCGTTTTTTCAACTGTGATGGAATTCAGCTACCCTTATTTACAAAATCTTTGCGTGTCTTGGACATAAGTAAGTGTTCTTGTGGAAAATTACCTTCATCTATTGGGAAATTGAAGCAATTGAAGTTCCTTAGTGCTACTGGCATGCAACATAAAACAATTCCCAAGCATGTTATGAAACTTTCAAAACTTATTTATTTGAACATAAATGGGTCTTTGAACATTTCAACATTGCCAACATCAGTGAACAAACTGAGATGCTTGCTACACCTGGACCTATCTGGTTGTAGTAACCTTTGTTCATTGCCAAACTCATTCGGTGACCTGACAAATCTCTTGCATTTGAACCTAGCAAATTGTTATGATCTTCATAGTTTGCCCAAGTCTTTTCATAGGCTAGGTGAACTCCAGTATCTAAACTTGTCACGCTGTTTATCATTAAATTTAATGGTTGACATCAATGCTGTGTGCTGCCTTACAAAGCTACAGTACTTAAACCTGTCTCGTTGCTCAAGTCTCATCCACCTACCTGAAACAATTAGGGGTCTAAAAGATCTCCACACTTTAGATATCTCAGGATGTCAATGGATAGAGATATTTCCGAAAAGCATTTGTGAGATCACCAGCCTCAAATTTCTGCTAATACAAGGATGCTCACCCTGGTTAGAGAAGCGTGTGAGGGAGTCTCAGTTCAAGAATGATATGCTAGCATTGCCCAAGTTTATTGTTCAAAGAGCAGCTTTTGGCATGTGTAGCAATATTTCGCGGCTTCAATCTGTACATCCTGCTGAGCTAGAAATTGAATGCCTTGAGAATGTAACAAGTATCGGAGAAGTGGATGTTGTAAACTTGACGTATAAATCAGCACTATCAAAATTGGCATTGGCATGGACTCCTGCAGCTGAGCGTTTTGTGGAGGATGAAGATTTGCTGCGGAAGTTACAACCTCCTGACACTCTAAAAGTTCTCCAGATACAAGGCTACATGGCGACATCATTTGCTAGCTGGATGATGAACTTGGCATCACGTCTGCCTTATCTAGTCCGAATTGAGATGGTAGATTTACCAAGGTGTGAATATTTACCACCATTTGGTCAATTACAACATCTGGAACTGTTGATTCTTAGGAGAATCCTTAGCCTCAGGAAACTGGGAGGAGAAATTTGTGGTGGTAATGGAGCATTCAGGAAATTGAGGGAATTTACATTGGTAAAGATGGATAACCTAAATGAGTGGATCACCAAAGTATCGGCTAATGGTGAATTCATGTTCCCCAGTCTTCACAAGCTGGAAATTTCTCAGTGTCCTATTTTAAGGTTAAATCCATGCCTTCCTAGAGCTCTTGAATGGAGAATAGAAGCAAGCGATCAAATTATAGCAGATTTCTATCACACAGGCTCGTCATCGTCTTTGGTACTATCGAAAATGCATATTAGAAGCTGCCGCCTGCTGCCCAATGACTGGAAACTGCTTCAGTTCCTTCCTGATCTTCAGGTGTTGGAACTTACACACTGTTGGTTTTACGAATTGCCAAAGAGCATTGGGTACCTGACGACACTCCGATCACTGCGGATAGATGGCTGCGATAGCATGACGAAACTATCAAAATGGTTGGTCAGTCTGTCATTGCTACATGAATTAATTATTACTGGTTGTTTGAATCTGGTATATTTGCCGGCATTTGTACAAAAGCTTAGTGCCTTGGAGAAATTGGAAATTAATGATAATGATGCACTGCAGAGATGGTGCAGAAACAGCGACAGCTGGATCTCAGAGAATGGCATAAAAAACAAG atttattttgatggtaaGTTGATGAGTACTAAGAAGCAAGAGGACACAGCAGACATTGACAGAACTGACGTCCGTGATTACAGAAATCCATGCGATGAAGATGAATATGTAGACTGTTTTGCGATGCTCGAACTTGGTGAGTCGTCACGGATGGGGCGATGA